A stretch of Arctopsyche grandis isolate Sample6627 chromosome 9, ASM5162203v2, whole genome shotgun sequence DNA encodes these proteins:
- the LOC143917118 gene encoding uncharacterized protein LOC143917118 isoform X1, producing the protein MECRLCLCQQGPAGSFVSIHDDPHPPQRLVQRIWTCCQLRVSRRHLPSVRKGDHLPDTICLSCLNNLELLDTFRNSCFRNDTTSRLELDKCLKVKPEEVLLEDLIWEDELGADWPPNISSSPDDGQTPGGKNTSRDNVAAIIDTNTHILVEELTFRNALDEMCSTNSELDHKINSVTQKHSDTRRKLHYCDICSKSFTTKHNLSTHIGIHAGVKPYKCDICSKSFTTKQNLSAHIGIHTGVKSHKCGICSKSFTTKQILSVHMGIHTGLKPYKCDICSKSFTSKRNLSAHIGIHTGVKPHKCDICSKSFTTKHILSKHIGIHAGVKPYECDICSKSFTRKYQLSRHMGIHTGVKPHKCDICSKSFTSKQHLSAHIVIHTGVQPNKCDICSKSFTMKSHLSRHMGIHTEVKLHKCDICSKSFTMKHSLSRHMGIHTGVKPHKCDICSKSFTAKQMLSVHMGIHTGLKPYKCDICSKSFTTKQNLSAHIGIHTGVKPHKCDICSKSFTAKQMLSVHMGIHTGLNPYKCDICSKSFTTKRYLSSHIGIHTGVKPHKCDICSKSFTTKRYLSSHIGIHTGVKPHKCDICSKSFTLKQHLSAHIGSHTGLKPHKCDICLKSFSMKYHLSRHMGIHAGVPC; encoded by the exons atggagtgcagactttgtctctgCCAGCAGGGTCCAGCAGGgtccttcgtctccatccatgacgaccctcatccacctcagcgtttggtgcaacgcatttggacctgctgtcagctgcgggtcAGTCGCCGTCACTTACCAAGT GTTAGGAAAGGTGACCATCTGCCAGATACGATATGCCTTTCTTGtctcaacaatctggaattgctcgaCACCTTTCGAAACTCTTGTTTTCGGAATGACACAACGTCGAGGCTGGAATTAGACAAGTGTTTGAAAGTTAAGCCTGAGGAGGTTttgctggaagatttaatatgggaagatgAGTTGGGTGCTGATTGGCCACCCAACATTTCCAGTTCACCCGACGATGGCCAA ACACCTGGAGGAAAAAATACTTCGAGAGATAATGTGGCAGCAATAATAGATACCAATACACACATTCTAGTGGAAGAATTAACATTTCGAAATGCTTTAGATGAGATGTGCTCTACAAATTCTGAATTGGATCATAAAATCAATAGTGTGACACAAAAACACTCGGATACTCGACGAAAGCTGCAttattgtgacatttgttcaaaatcatttactacgaaacacaATCTTAGTACACATATTGGTATTCAtgctggggtaaagccatacaaatgtgacatttgttcaaaatcatttactacgaaacaaaatctaagtgcacatataggtattcatactggggtaaaatcacacaaatgtggcatttgttcaaaatcatttactacgaaacaaatTCTTAGtgtacatatgggtattcatactgggttaaagccatacaaatgtgacatttgttcaaaatcatttacttcgaaacgaaatcttagtgcacatattggtattcatactggggtaaagccacacaaatgtgacatttgttcaaaatcatttactacgaaacacaTTCTTAGtaaacatataggtattcatgctggggtaaagccatacgaatgtgacatttgttcaaaatcatttactaggaAATATCAGcttagtagacatatgggtattcatactggggtaaaaccacacaaatgtgacatttgttcaaaatcatttacttcgaaacaacatcttagtgcacatatagttattcatactggggtacaaccaaacaaatgtgacatttgttcaaaatcatttactatgaaatctcatcttagtagacatatgggtattcatactgaggtaaaattacacaaatgtgacatttgttcaaaatcatttactatgaaacacagtcttagtagacatatgggtattcatactggggtaaagccacacaaatgtgacatttgttcaaaatcatttactgcgaAACAAATGCTTAGtgtacatatgggtattcatactgggttaaagccatacaaatgtgacatttgttcaaaatcatttactacgaaacaaaatcttagtgcacatataggtattcatactggggttaaaccacacaaatgtgacatttgttcaaaatcatttactgcgaAACAAATGCTTAGtgtacatatgggtattcatactgggttaaatccatacaaatgtgacatttgttcaaaatcatttactacgaaacgatatcttagttcacatataggtattcatactggggtaaagccacacaaatgtgacatttgttcaaaatcatttactacgaaacgatatcttagttcacatataggtattcatactggggtaaagccacacaaatgtgacatttgttcaaaatcatttactttgAAACAacatcttagtgcacatataggtagtcatactgggttaaaaccacacaaatgtgacatttgtttaaaatcatttagtatGAAATATCAccttagtagacatatgggtattcatgctGGGGTCCCGTGTTGA
- the LOC143917118 gene encoding uncharacterized protein LOC143917118 isoform X2, producing MECRLCLCQQGPAGSFVSIHDDPHPPQRLVQRIWTCCQLRVRKGDHLPDTICLSCLNNLELLDTFRNSCFRNDTTSRLELDKCLKVKPEEVLLEDLIWEDELGADWPPNISSSPDDGQTPGGKNTSRDNVAAIIDTNTHILVEELTFRNALDEMCSTNSELDHKINSVTQKHSDTRRKLHYCDICSKSFTTKHNLSTHIGIHAGVKPYKCDICSKSFTTKQNLSAHIGIHTGVKSHKCGICSKSFTTKQILSVHMGIHTGLKPYKCDICSKSFTSKRNLSAHIGIHTGVKPHKCDICSKSFTTKHILSKHIGIHAGVKPYECDICSKSFTRKYQLSRHMGIHTGVKPHKCDICSKSFTSKQHLSAHIVIHTGVQPNKCDICSKSFTMKSHLSRHMGIHTEVKLHKCDICSKSFTMKHSLSRHMGIHTGVKPHKCDICSKSFTAKQMLSVHMGIHTGLKPYKCDICSKSFTTKQNLSAHIGIHTGVKPHKCDICSKSFTAKQMLSVHMGIHTGLNPYKCDICSKSFTTKRYLSSHIGIHTGVKPHKCDICSKSFTTKRYLSSHIGIHTGVKPHKCDICSKSFTLKQHLSAHIGSHTGLKPHKCDICLKSFSMKYHLSRHMGIHAGVPC from the exons atggagtgcagactttgtctctgCCAGCAGGGTCCAGCAGGgtccttcgtctccatccatgacgaccctcatccacctcagcgtttggtgcaacgcatttggacctgctgtcagctgcgg GTTAGGAAAGGTGACCATCTGCCAGATACGATATGCCTTTCTTGtctcaacaatctggaattgctcgaCACCTTTCGAAACTCTTGTTTTCGGAATGACACAACGTCGAGGCTGGAATTAGACAAGTGTTTGAAAGTTAAGCCTGAGGAGGTTttgctggaagatttaatatgggaagatgAGTTGGGTGCTGATTGGCCACCCAACATTTCCAGTTCACCCGACGATGGCCAA ACACCTGGAGGAAAAAATACTTCGAGAGATAATGTGGCAGCAATAATAGATACCAATACACACATTCTAGTGGAAGAATTAACATTTCGAAATGCTTTAGATGAGATGTGCTCTACAAATTCTGAATTGGATCATAAAATCAATAGTGTGACACAAAAACACTCGGATACTCGACGAAAGCTGCAttattgtgacatttgttcaaaatcatttactacgaaacacaATCTTAGTACACATATTGGTATTCAtgctggggtaaagccatacaaatgtgacatttgttcaaaatcatttactacgaaacaaaatctaagtgcacatataggtattcatactggggtaaaatcacacaaatgtggcatttgttcaaaatcatttactacgaaacaaatTCTTAGtgtacatatgggtattcatactgggttaaagccatacaaatgtgacatttgttcaaaatcatttacttcgaaacgaaatcttagtgcacatattggtattcatactggggtaaagccacacaaatgtgacatttgttcaaaatcatttactacgaaacacaTTCTTAGtaaacatataggtattcatgctggggtaaagccatacgaatgtgacatttgttcaaaatcatttactaggaAATATCAGcttagtagacatatgggtattcatactggggtaaaaccacacaaatgtgacatttgttcaaaatcatttacttcgaaacaacatcttagtgcacatatagttattcatactggggtacaaccaaacaaatgtgacatttgttcaaaatcatttactatgaaatctcatcttagtagacatatgggtattcatactgaggtaaaattacacaaatgtgacatttgttcaaaatcatttactatgaaacacagtcttagtagacatatgggtattcatactggggtaaagccacacaaatgtgacatttgttcaaaatcatttactgcgaAACAAATGCTTAGtgtacatatgggtattcatactgggttaaagccatacaaatgtgacatttgttcaaaatcatttactacgaaacaaaatcttagtgcacatataggtattcatactggggttaaaccacacaaatgtgacatttgttcaaaatcatttactgcgaAACAAATGCTTAGtgtacatatgggtattcatactgggttaaatccatacaaatgtgacatttgttcaaaatcatttactacgaaacgatatcttagttcacatataggtattcatactggggtaaagccacacaaatgtgacatttgttcaaaatcatttactacgaaacgatatcttagttcacatataggtattcatactggggtaaagccacacaaatgtgacatttgttcaaaatcatttactttgAAACAacatcttagtgcacatataggtagtcatactgggttaaaaccacacaaatgtgacatttgtttaaaatcatttagtatGAAATATCAccttagtagacatatgggtattcatgctGGGGTCCCGTGTTGA
- the LOC143917115 gene encoding uncharacterized protein LOC143917115 isoform X1 has product MECRLCLCQQGPAGSFVSIHDDPHPPQRLVQRIWTCCQLRVSRRHLTSVRKGDHLPDTICLSCLNNLELLDTFRNSCFRNDTTSRLELDKCLKVKTEEVLLEDLIWEDELGADWPPNISSSPDDGQTPGRKNTSKDNVAAIIDTNTHILVEELTCRNALDEMCPTNSELDHKINSVKQKNSDTLRKLHYCDICSKSFTTKQNLNAHIGIHTGVKPHKCDICPKSFNTKYQLSSHMGIHTEVKPHKCDIYSKSFTTKHNLSKHMGIHTGVKPHKCDICSKSFTTKHNLSKHMGIHTGVKPHKCDICSKSFTAKQMLSVHMGIHTGLKPYKCDICSKSFTTKQNLSAHIGIHTGVQPNKCDICSKSFTMKYHLSRHMGIHTEVKSHKCEICSKSFNTKYQLRSHMGIHTEVKPHKCDICSKSFITKQHLSAHIGIHTGVKPHKCDICSKSFTMKHSLSRHMGIHTGVKPHKCDICSKSFTAKQMLGVHMGIHTGLKPYKCDICSKSLTTKQNLSAHIGIHTGVKPHKCDICSKSFTTKRYLSSHIGIHTAVKPHKCDICSKSFTWKQHLSAHIGSHTGLKTYKCDICSKSFNGNRYLTVHMGMHAGVKPHKCDICPKSFNTKYQLSSHMGIHTGVKPHKCDICSKSFITKQHLSAHIGIHTEVKPYKCDICPKSFTTKHSLSRHMGIHTGVKPHKCDICSKSFNTKYQLSRHIFIHTGVKPHKCDICSKSFMTKNILSRHMGIHTG; this is encoded by the exons atggagtgcagactttgtctctgCCAGCAGGGTCCAGCAGGgtccttcgtctccatccatgacgaccctcatccacctcagcgtttggtgcaacgcatttggacctgctgtcagctgcgggtcAGTCGCCGTCACTTAACAAGT GTTAGGAAAGGTGACCATCTGCCAGATACGATATGCCTTTCTTGtctcaacaatctggaattgctcgaCACCTTTCGAAACTCTTGTTTTCGGAATGACACAACGTCGAGGCTGGAATTAGACAAGTGTTTGAAAGTCAAGACTGAGGAGGTTTTGCtcgaagatttaatatgggaagatgAGTTGGGTGCTGATTGGCCACCCAACATTTCCAGTTCACCCGACGATGGCCAA ACACCTGGAAGAAAAAATACTTCGAAAGATAATGTGGCAGCAATAATAGATACCAATACACACATTCTAGTGGAAGAATTAACATGTCGAAATGCTTTAGATGAGATGTGCCCTACAAATTCTGAATTGGATCATAAAATCAATAGTGTGAAACAAAAAAACTCGGATACTCTAAGAAAGCTGCAttattgtgacatttgttcaaaatcatttactacgaaacaaaatcttaatgcacatataggtattcatactggggtaaagccacacaaatgtgacatttgtccaAAATCATTTAATACGAAATATCAGCTTAGTagtcatatgggtattcatactgaggttaaaccacacaaatgtgacatttattcaaaatcatttactacgaaacataATCTTAGTaaacatatgggtattcatactggggtaaagccacacaaatgtgacatttgttcaaaatcatttactacgaaacataATCTTAGTaaacatatgggtattcatactggggtaaagccacacaaatgtgacatttgttcaaaatcatttactgcgaAACAAATGCTTAGtgtacatatgggtattcatactgggttaaagccatacaaatgtgacatttgttcaaaatcatttactacgaaacaaaatcttagtgcacatataggtattcatactggggtacaaccaaacaaatgtgacatttgttcaaaatcatttactatgaaatatcaccttagtagacatatgggtattcatactgaggtaaaatcacacaaatgtgaaatttgttcaaaatcatttaatacGAAATATCAGCTTCGTagtcatatgggtattcatactgaggtaaaaccacacaaatgtgacatttgttcaaaatcgttcaTTACGAAACAacatcttagtgcacatataggtattcatactggggtaaagccacacaaatgtgacatttgttcaaaatcatttactatgaaacacagtcttagtagacatatgggtattcatactggggtaaagccacacaaatgtgacatttgttcaaaatcatttactgcgaAACAAATGCTTGGtgtacatatgggtattcatactgggttaaagccatacaaatgtgacatttgttcaaaatctttaactacgaaacaaaatcttagtgcacatataggtattcatactggggtaaagccacacaaatgtgacatttgttcaaaatcatttactacgaaacgatatcttagttcacatataggtattcatactgcggtaaaaccacacaaatgtgacatttgttcaaaatcatttacttggAAACAacatcttagtgcacatataggtagtcatactgggttaaagacatacaaatgtgacatttgttcaaaatcttttaaCGGGAATCGATACCTTACTGTACATATGGGTATGCATGctggggtaaaaccacacaaatgtgacatttgtccaAAATCATTTAATACGAAATATCAGCTTAGTagtcatatgggtattcatactggggtaaagccacacaaatgtgacatttgttcaaaatcgtttattacgaaacaacatcttagtgcacatataggtattcatactgaggtaaaaccatacaaatgtgacatttgtccaaaatcatttactacaaAACACAGtcttagtagacatatgggtattcatactggggtaaagccacacaaatgtgacatttgttcaaaatcatttaatacGAAATATCAGCTTAGTAgacatatatttattcatactggggtaaaaccacacaaatgtgacatttgttcaaaatcatttatgaCGAAAAACATtcttagtagacatatgggtattcatactgggtga
- the LOC143917115 gene encoding uncharacterized protein LOC143917115 isoform X2, with translation MECRLCLCQQGPAGSFVSIHDDPHPPQRLVQRIWTCCQLRVRKGDHLPDTICLSCLNNLELLDTFRNSCFRNDTTSRLELDKCLKVKTEEVLLEDLIWEDELGADWPPNISSSPDDGQTPGRKNTSKDNVAAIIDTNTHILVEELTCRNALDEMCPTNSELDHKINSVKQKNSDTLRKLHYCDICSKSFTTKQNLNAHIGIHTGVKPHKCDICPKSFNTKYQLSSHMGIHTEVKPHKCDIYSKSFTTKHNLSKHMGIHTGVKPHKCDICSKSFTTKHNLSKHMGIHTGVKPHKCDICSKSFTAKQMLSVHMGIHTGLKPYKCDICSKSFTTKQNLSAHIGIHTGVQPNKCDICSKSFTMKYHLSRHMGIHTEVKSHKCEICSKSFNTKYQLRSHMGIHTEVKPHKCDICSKSFITKQHLSAHIGIHTGVKPHKCDICSKSFTMKHSLSRHMGIHTGVKPHKCDICSKSFTAKQMLGVHMGIHTGLKPYKCDICSKSLTTKQNLSAHIGIHTGVKPHKCDICSKSFTTKRYLSSHIGIHTAVKPHKCDICSKSFTWKQHLSAHIGSHTGLKTYKCDICSKSFNGNRYLTVHMGMHAGVKPHKCDICPKSFNTKYQLSSHMGIHTGVKPHKCDICSKSFITKQHLSAHIGIHTEVKPYKCDICPKSFTTKHSLSRHMGIHTGVKPHKCDICSKSFNTKYQLSRHIFIHTGVKPHKCDICSKSFMTKNILSRHMGIHTG, from the exons atggagtgcagactttgtctctgCCAGCAGGGTCCAGCAGGgtccttcgtctccatccatgacgaccctcatccacctcagcgtttggtgcaacgcatttggacctgctgtcagctgcgg GTTAGGAAAGGTGACCATCTGCCAGATACGATATGCCTTTCTTGtctcaacaatctggaattgctcgaCACCTTTCGAAACTCTTGTTTTCGGAATGACACAACGTCGAGGCTGGAATTAGACAAGTGTTTGAAAGTCAAGACTGAGGAGGTTTTGCtcgaagatttaatatgggaagatgAGTTGGGTGCTGATTGGCCACCCAACATTTCCAGTTCACCCGACGATGGCCAA ACACCTGGAAGAAAAAATACTTCGAAAGATAATGTGGCAGCAATAATAGATACCAATACACACATTCTAGTGGAAGAATTAACATGTCGAAATGCTTTAGATGAGATGTGCCCTACAAATTCTGAATTGGATCATAAAATCAATAGTGTGAAACAAAAAAACTCGGATACTCTAAGAAAGCTGCAttattgtgacatttgttcaaaatcatttactacgaaacaaaatcttaatgcacatataggtattcatactggggtaaagccacacaaatgtgacatttgtccaAAATCATTTAATACGAAATATCAGCTTAGTagtcatatgggtattcatactgaggttaaaccacacaaatgtgacatttattcaaaatcatttactacgaaacataATCTTAGTaaacatatgggtattcatactggggtaaagccacacaaatgtgacatttgttcaaaatcatttactacgaaacataATCTTAGTaaacatatgggtattcatactggggtaaagccacacaaatgtgacatttgttcaaaatcatttactgcgaAACAAATGCTTAGtgtacatatgggtattcatactgggttaaagccatacaaatgtgacatttgttcaaaatcatttactacgaaacaaaatcttagtgcacatataggtattcatactggggtacaaccaaacaaatgtgacatttgttcaaaatcatttactatgaaatatcaccttagtagacatatgggtattcatactgaggtaaaatcacacaaatgtgaaatttgttcaaaatcatttaatacGAAATATCAGCTTCGTagtcatatgggtattcatactgaggtaaaaccacacaaatgtgacatttgttcaaaatcgttcaTTACGAAACAacatcttagtgcacatataggtattcatactggggtaaagccacacaaatgtgacatttgttcaaaatcatttactatgaaacacagtcttagtagacatatgggtattcatactggggtaaagccacacaaatgtgacatttgttcaaaatcatttactgcgaAACAAATGCTTGGtgtacatatgggtattcatactgggttaaagccatacaaatgtgacatttgttcaaaatctttaactacgaaacaaaatcttagtgcacatataggtattcatactggggtaaagccacacaaatgtgacatttgttcaaaatcatttactacgaaacgatatcttagttcacatataggtattcatactgcggtaaaaccacacaaatgtgacatttgttcaaaatcatttacttggAAACAacatcttagtgcacatataggtagtcatactgggttaaagacatacaaatgtgacatttgttcaaaatcttttaaCGGGAATCGATACCTTACTGTACATATGGGTATGCATGctggggtaaaaccacacaaatgtgacatttgtccaAAATCATTTAATACGAAATATCAGCTTAGTagtcatatgggtattcatactggggtaaagccacacaaatgtgacatttgttcaaaatcgtttattacgaaacaacatcttagtgcacatataggtattcatactgaggtaaaaccatacaaatgtgacatttgtccaaaatcatttactacaaAACACAGtcttagtagacatatgggtattcatactggggtaaagccacacaaatgtgacatttgttcaaaatcatttaatacGAAATATCAGCTTAGTAgacatatatttattcatactggggtaaaaccacacaaatgtgacatttgttcaaaatcatttatgaCGAAAAACATtcttagtagacatatgggtattcatactgggtga